From the genome of Kaistella daneshvariae, one region includes:
- a CDS encoding NAD(P)H-dependent oxidoreductase: MKKTLVIFAHPYFEHSATNVALIKAYENCEQLVFRDLYEEYPDFHIAAFRERKRIREFERLIFHFPIIWFGLPPLIQLWIDEVFDMSWKAESNHPLMNKDAIIIVTMGASEESYQHQGLYKTTIEELMKPLILSLSVTGIKIKEIISIYNADDLDEPELLEMTEKIKQSVTRDE; encoded by the coding sequence GTGAAAAAAACGCTTGTCATATTCGCGCATCCGTACTTTGAACATTCTGCCACCAATGTAGCGCTGATCAAGGCATACGAAAATTGCGAGCAACTCGTTTTCCGGGATTTATATGAAGAATACCCGGATTTTCACATCGCTGCCTTTCGCGAACGGAAAAGAATTCGCGAATTTGAGCGCCTGATTTTTCATTTCCCCATCATTTGGTTTGGTTTGCCGCCTTTAATTCAGTTGTGGATTGATGAGGTTTTCGACATGAGCTGGAAAGCTGAAAGCAATCACCCACTGATGAATAAGGATGCGATAATTATAGTCACTATGGGCGCCTCGGAAGAAAGTTACCAACATCAGGGCTTGTACAAAACCACGATTGAGGAACTGATGAAGCCGCTGATTCTGTCCCTCTCTGTCACCGGTATTAAAATTAAAGAGATCATCTCAATTTATAACGCTGATGATCTGGATGAGCCGGAACTTTTGGAAATGACCGAAAAAATTAAACAAAGTGTAACCCGCGATGAGTAA
- a CDS encoding monovalent cation:proton antiporter-2 (CPA2) family protein, producing the protein MSNDSLAQTALIFLGAAIIMVPLVRKLGLSSVIGFILGGIIIGPFGLKLTGRESADIMHATEFGVIMLLFLVGLEIEPKKFWVIRKKILGMGISQMVFTIAILFGIFYFAGWHYDEALVAALCFAMSSSAIVLQTLKEKNTLHTDVGEASFSILLFQDMAVIPLLALLPIIAKTSEDTENQKLIQLLPDWLQPFSIVIGIAALIFLSRYTFVPFLRYVSRSGMNELLTATSLFLVIGVSELMNAVGLSAALGAFIAGVMLATSEFRHELESQLDPFKGVLLAVFFVSVGSTINFFVIMQDPMFIFTVTAVVLLVKFGVLFGVGKFFKLKMNQNFLVALGLSQVGEFAFVLINYSSDLYIVDPKLKAQLMAITAISMCITPILLIINEKFIEPHTNKAKPSPEELDTPEVLHKIIIVGFGHFGSTVGRLLRVNGIGATILDNDSERVNLLRSNGFKVYYGDASKPGILRSAGAETADLLILCLDNPEKNKAILNYSREHFPQLEIFVRAKNRLDAYDFINNGVDHIYRETLGTAVNMAVDILKATGMRAYAARRLGKRFTMIDIAMTKKLAKEQVKDKVSFTMSQYLSREAELLAEDSHSFDETKWNEYDEDPS; encoded by the coding sequence ATGAGTAACGATTCCTTAGCACAAACGGCGTTGATTTTTTTGGGTGCGGCCATCATCATGGTACCGCTTGTCCGAAAACTGGGGCTAAGTTCGGTGATCGGTTTTATTCTCGGTGGCATCATCATCGGTCCGTTTGGTTTAAAGTTAACCGGCAGAGAATCCGCGGATATTATGCACGCGACGGAATTCGGCGTGATTATGCTTTTGTTTCTGGTCGGTTTGGAAATCGAACCGAAAAAATTCTGGGTTATTCGAAAAAAAATTCTCGGAATGGGTATCAGCCAGATGGTTTTCACCATCGCAATACTTTTTGGGATTTTTTATTTTGCCGGCTGGCATTATGATGAAGCGCTGGTCGCGGCTTTATGCTTCGCAATGTCTTCCAGCGCGATTGTTTTGCAGACTTTAAAAGAGAAAAACACGTTGCATACTGATGTGGGCGAAGCATCATTTTCCATTCTTTTATTTCAGGATATGGCGGTAATTCCGCTTTTAGCTTTGTTGCCGATAATCGCCAAAACTTCCGAAGACACCGAAAACCAAAAGCTTATACAGCTTCTACCCGACTGGCTGCAGCCGTTTTCTATTGTAATCGGTATTGCTGCCCTTATATTTTTAAGCAGATATACTTTCGTTCCATTCTTACGCTATGTTTCGCGATCCGGAATGAACGAACTTTTAACCGCAACATCGCTCTTTCTGGTGATAGGCGTTTCGGAATTGATGAACGCTGTAGGTTTGAGCGCGGCACTTGGTGCTTTTATCGCCGGCGTAATGTTGGCGACAAGCGAGTTCCGCCACGAACTGGAGAGCCAGCTTGATCCTTTTAAAGGCGTTTTATTGGCGGTATTTTTTGTAAGTGTGGGTTCAACGATTAATTTTTTCGTCATCATGCAGGACCCGATGTTTATTTTCACCGTAACCGCCGTGGTTTTGTTGGTGAAATTCGGGGTTTTATTCGGTGTCGGAAAGTTTTTTAAGCTTAAAATGAATCAAAATTTTCTTGTGGCTTTAGGGCTTTCGCAGGTAGGTGAATTTGCTTTTGTACTCATTAACTATTCTTCTGATTTATATATTGTGGATCCGAAGCTGAAAGCTCAACTTATGGCAATCACCGCAATTTCAATGTGTATTACTCCGATTTTATTGATCATCAACGAAAAATTTATTGAACCACACACGAATAAAGCCAAACCAAGTCCGGAAGAGCTTGACACCCCGGAAGTCTTACATAAAATTATCATCGTAGGTTTCGGGCATTTCGGAAGTACGGTAGGCAGATTATTGCGCGTAAACGGCATTGGCGCCACGATTCTGGATAACGATTCGGAACGCGTGAATTTGCTGCGCTCCAATGGTTTCAAAGTATATTATGGTGATGCTTCAAAACCAGGCATCCTTCGTTCTGCAGGTGCGGAGACTGCCGATCTGTTAATTTTATGCCTGGATAACCCGGAAAAAAACAAAGCGATTTTAAATTATTCCCGCGAACATTTTCCTCAGCTGGAAATTTTCGTCCGTGCGAAAAACCGGCTTGATGCGTATGATTTCATCAATAATGGTGTAGATCATATTTACCGCGAAACATTAGGAACAGCGGTAAATATGGCTGTGGATATCCTGAAAGCAACCGGCATGCGCGCTTATGCGGCGCGGCGCCTGGGGAAAAGATTTACCATGATCGATATTGCGATGACAAAAAAACTCGCAAAAGAACAAGTAAAAGACAAAGTAAGCTTCACCATGAGCCAATATTTGAGCCGCGAAGCAGAGCTGCTCGCCGAAGACAGCCACTCTTTCGATGAAACCAAATGGAATGAATACGACGAAGACCCGAGTTAA